In Oncorhynchus kisutch isolate 150728-3 linkage group LG5, Okis_V2, whole genome shotgun sequence, a genomic segment contains:
- the LOC109878171 gene encoding alsin isoform X1, with protein MHQHCHGQISVMESQRKRYAAPSSGEDSSGERGLLHTWKGYSCSVTPERVLLSRPVLQAALGTRHGVLLVEGGQVYSFGEFPWKQSQVSEVGPLKPVLESALSGQRVVAVAAGNFHSGAVTEDGGVHMWGENSFGQCGLSSLTVVPNPTPVAVLDPDTSPPHTIRVLELACGEQHSLALSAQHEVWAWGSGCQLGLVTTIFPVWKPQKVEHLAGRHVLQVACGAFHSLALVRCLPPQEARRPLPDKCGQCNQLLYTMTDKEDHVIISDSHYCPLGVELLDDGEARLEPGRSPPLRLQSSPSEPLSSHTSASAPGLHPSITDHTGYERRRTVAQNGEVLTTTDSDISAAGTDSGRTVGGVGGAGSQNSPYPDDQAVKEYLKKLSDTSLAEETAKMTIARASFQPPADSLDLLTSDLLPGVMPVTTSSALNSLVSSCASAVAERVVSTCEALSLKKRINCYNPGVGGVAGAPGGVPGGFPGGPAEERVRLEESMQGKKSCSTGDIREEEAEGLSRRLSLPGLLSQVSPRLLRRASRPKVRAVPLTPVGGLPEAGELLPSLQTEVWSWGRGEEGQLGHGDNLPRLQPLCIKCLSSKEVVLVAAGAHHSLALTAQSQVFSWGSNSSGQLGHMACPTTIPRLAKLSEGIRVWDVGAGAQHTLLLADGDCYQPILYYSGQQVREAAQDAPQDQTEGYSYTQQPVLLPFCMNLGYVSGVFAGGQSCVALADRNVTGFIASLHELAAAERKFYCKLSSVKNHILRPLLDLGENYCSRYSSAGQRPWVRESLGTALGPASTVLLQSLARCYSRLCHLTGQHSASLTANLRRRREVKSLVMLEHASIFLDTYNEYCCSVGNFLVMGGFHALAKPSLDFFGKCPELLQRLAESSEENIPLSDLLVALFYLPMRHLHEYGRLLLKLGTCFEVSSVDYQQLQDGCSKFEALALHLKRRRKEAEYTYQFWKSFPGKMTVSGLDSLRKPPRRLICESSNKALTLQNSGRFSVNWFILFNDALVHAQGVVPYKSLFSTHHVFPLATLWVEPIPEENTDLYGLKVISPEETFTLLACSSMEKAKWLRSINQAVDQAMSGAGQRAEPPISRTASYTFYKDSRLKEATYEGRWLAGKPNGRGMVKWLDGRIYTGTFKNGLEDGFGDYVMPSKTLNLNDHYQGHWKEGKMHGIGTYKYATGELYEGSFQDNMRHGHGMLRSGTLNSSSPSVFIGQWVHDKKTGYGVFDDITRGEKYMGMWQDDQRQGTGVIVTQFGLYYEGAFNNNKMQGTGVLLSEDNTTYEGEFSEDWTLNGKGVLTMANGDYFEGTFTGEWGSGLKVTGSFFKPNLYDSDGDKGRAVKLGRLAVRPEQKWRAVFEECWMRLGCEAPGQGENQRAWENIAVALTTSRRLHRDCPEMNLSQSHNITLESLEFNPQQHVGPVTMERYDRIRHYLIKACDTPLHPLGRLMETLVAVYRMTYVGVGANRRLLLQAVNEIMSYLARIFQLVRFLFPDLPEEGGVIPEPSSDPQDKKDSNCADTQLESPKPGRVVSSSSLLLPVLLPRLYPPLFTLYALEKEREDDVYWECVLRLNKQPDMALLAFLGVQHKFWPVSVPVLGERTEVVSSTKDACFASATETLQQIRQFVFSTTFTPSDKLQVIQLTFEEITKEVVSSLENSFLWSMDDLFPVFLYVVLRARIRNLGSEVSLIEDLMDPCVQHGEHGIMFTTLKACYYQIQHEKTT; from the exons ATGCATCAGCATTGCCATGGACAAATCTCAGTGATGGAGTCCCAGAGGAAAAGGTATGCAGCCCCGAG CTCTGGTGAGGACAGTTCAGGGGAGCGAGGTTTGCTCCACACCTGGAAGGGCTACTCCTGTAGTGTCACCCCAGAGAGAGTGCTCCTGTCCAGGCCTGTGCTGCAGGCTGCCCTGGGAACACGCCATGGGGTTCTACTGGTGGAGG GCGGGCAGGTGTACAGCTTTGGTGAGTTCCCATGGAAACAGAGCCAGGTCTCGGAGGTGGGCCCCCTGAAGCCCGTCCTAGAGAGCGCTCTCAGCGGCCAGCGCGTTGTCGCCGTGGCAGCGGGCAACTTCCACAGCGGGGCGGTTACCGAGGACGGCGGGGTCCACATGTGGGGGGAGAACTCCTTCGGCCAGTGTGGCCTGTCCAGCCTCACTGTAGTCCCCAACCCTACTCCAGTGGCTGTCCTGGACCCCGACACCAGCCCCCCTCATACCATCCGGGTCCTGGAGCTGGCCTGCGGGGAGCAGcactcccttgctctctctgccCAGCACGAGGTGTGGGCCTGGGGCAGCGGCTGCCAGCTGGGCCTGGTCACCACCATCTTCCCCGTATGGAAGCCCCAGAAGGTGGAGCACCTGGCGGGCAGACACGTCCTTCAGGTGGCCTGTGGGGCCTTCCACAGCCTTGCCTTGGTGCGTTGCCTACCACCTCAGGAGGCCCGGCGGCCCCTGCCAGACAAGTGTGGCCAGTGCAACCAGCTGCTCTACACCATGACGGACAAGGAGGACCACGTCATTATCTCAGATAGTCATTACTGCCCCCTAGGGGTGGAGTTGCTGGATGACGGAGAGGCCAGGCTGGAGCCTGGAAGGTCCCctccactcaggctccagagCTCCCCTTCAgagcccctctcctctcatacctCGGCCTCAGCGCCTGGTCTCCATCCCTCAATAACAGACCATACAGGctatgagaggaggaggacagtggCACAGAATGGGGAAGTCTTAACCACTACAGACTCTGACATCTCTGCTGCTGGGACAGACTCAGGTCGAACTGTTGGCGGTGTGGGGGGTGCAGGGTCTCAGAACTCCCCCTACCCTGATGATCAGGCAGTGAAAGAATATCTCAAGAAACTGTCTGACACCTCATTGGCTGAGGAGACTGCCAAGATGACCATAGCAAGAGCAAGTTTTCAG CCCCCAGCAGATAGCCTTGAcctcctgacctctgacctcctccctgggGTCATGCCAGTGACCACCAGCTCTGCCCTCAACAGCCTGGTCTCATCCTGTGCCTCCGCCGTGGCCGAGAGAGTGGTCTCCACCTGCGAGGCTCTGTCCCTGAAGAAGAGGATTAACTGCTACAACCCTGGGGTTGGGGGTGTAGCAGGAGCACCCGGTGGGGTGCCAGGAGGGTTTCCAGGGGGCCCCGCGGAGGAGCGGGTGCGTCTGGAGGAGTCCATGCAGGGGAAGAAGAGCTGCAGCACGGGGGATATCCGTGAGGAGGAGGCCGAGGGCCTGAGTCgacgtctctctctgcctggaCTCCTCTCTCAGG TGTCCCCCAGGTTGCTGCGGAGGGCCAGCCGGCCCAAGGTGCGAGCGGTGCCCCTCACCCCTGTGGGAGGGCTACCAGAGGCGGGGGAGCTGCTCCCCTCCCTGCAGACCGAGGTGTGGAGCTGGGGGCGTGGTGAGGAGGGCCAGCTAGGCCACGGGGACAACCTCCCCAG GCTGCAGCCACTGTGCATCAAGTGCCTGAGCAGTAAGGAGGTGGTGCTTGTGGCTGCTGGGGCACATCACTCCCTGGCCCTGACGGCACAGTCCCAG gTCTTCTCCTGGGGTAGTAACAGCTCTGGCCAGCTAGGACACATGGCGTGTCCGACTACTATCCCTCGCCTTGCCAAG CTGTCTGAGGGGATCCGTGTATGGGACGTGGGTGCGGGGGCGCAGCACACCCTCCTCCTGGCCGATGGGGACTGTTACCAGCCCATCCTTTACTATAGCGGACAGCAGGTCAGAGAGGCGGCTCAGGACGCACCCCAGGACCAGACAGAGGGGTACAGCTACACCCAGCAACCAGTGCTGCTCCCCTTCTGCATGAAC TTGGGCTACGTGAGCGGTGTTTTTGCGGGGGGCCAGAGCTGCGTGGCGCTAGCCGACCGCAACGTCACAGGTTTCATCGCCAGCCTCCATGAGCTGGCTGCTGCCGAGAGGAAGTTCTACTGCAAGCTGAGCTCTGTGAAGAACCACATCCTGCGCCCCCTGTTGGACCTGGGTGAGAACTACTGCTCCCGCTACAGCTCCGCTGGACAGAGGCCATGggtcagag AGTCGTTGGGTACAGCCCTAGGCCCGGCGTCCACAGTGCTGCTACAGAGCCTGGCGAGGTGTTATAGCCGCCTGTGCCACCTCACTGGGCAGCACTCCGCCTCGCTCACCGCCAACCTGCGCCGCCGTCGGGAGGTGAAAAGCTTGGTTATGCTGGAGCACGCCAGCATCTTCCTGGACACGTACAATGA GTACTGCTGCTCTGTGGGTAACTTCCTGGTGATGGGGGGCTTCCATGCTCTGGCCAAGCCCTCGCT AGATTTCTTTGGGAAGTGTCCAGAGCTGTTGCAGCGGCTGGCAGAGTCCAGCGAGGAGAACATTCCTCTGAGTGACCTGTTGGTGGCGCTCTTCTACCTGCCCATGAGACACCTTCACGAGTATGGCAGGCTGCTGCTCAAACTGGGAACCTGCTTCGAGGTG AGCTCAGTGGACTACCAGCAGCTGCAGGATGGCTGCTCTAAGTTTGAGGCCCTggctcttcatctgaagaggaggaggaaggaggcagAGTACACGTACCAATTCTGGAAGAGCTTCCCTGGCAAGATGACGGTCAGTGGCCTG GATTCCCTGCGTAAGCCCCCCCGGAGGCTGATCTGTGAGAGCAGTAACAAGGCCCTGACGCTACAGAACTCTGGAAGGTTCTCTGTCAACTGGTTCATCCTCTTCAATGATGCACTCGTCCACGCTCAG GGCGTGGTTCCCTATAAAAGCCTT ttCTCCACCCACCATGTCTTCCCATTGGCCACACTGTGGGTCGAGCCCATCCCTGAGGAGAACACTGACCT GTATGGACTGAAGGTTATCTCACCTGAGGAGACCTTCACCCTGCTGGCTTGTTCTTCCATGGAGAAG GCCAAGTGGCTTCGCTCCATCAACCAGGCGGTGGACCAGGCCATGAGTGGGGCGGGGCAGAGGGCGGAGCCTCCCATCTCCCGGACCGCCTCCTACACCTTCTACAAGGACAGCCGTCTGAAGGAGGCCACCTACGAGGGCCGCTGGCTGGCCGGCAAGCCCAATGGGAG GGGAATGGTGAAGTGGCTTGATGGGAGAATTTACACGGGGACGTTCAAGAACGGACTGGAGGATGG TTTTGGAGATTACGTTATGCCCAGCAAGACGTTAAACCTGAACGACCACTATCAAGGCCACTGGAAAGAAGGGAAGATGCACGGCATCGGAACATACAA GTATGCTACAGGTGAGTTGTACGAGGGCTCGTTCCAGGACAACATGCGTCACGGACACGGGATGCTGCGCAGCGGCACGCTGAACTCCTCCTCCCCCAGCGTCTTCATCGGCCAATGGGTGCACGACAAGAAGACGGGCTACGGCGTCTTTGATGACATCACCAG AGGAGAGAAGTACATGGGCATGTGGCAGGATGACCAGCGGCAGGGCACGGGCGTCATAGTAACCCAGTTTGGCCTGTACTACGAGGGAgccttcaacaacaacaagatgCAG GGCACAGGGGTCTTGCTGTCTGAGGACAACACCACATATGAAGGAGAGTTCTCGGAGGACTGGACTCTCAACGGAAAG GGTGTGCTGACCATGGCTAATGGGGACTACTTTGAGGGCACCTTCACCGGGGAGTGGGGCTCCGGCCTGAAGGTCACCGGATCCTTCTTCAAACCCAACCTCTACGACTCAGACGGGGACAAGGGCCGCGCAGT TAAGCTGGGGCGCCTGGCGGTGCGTCCGGAGCAGAAGTGGAGGGCAGTGTTTGAGGAGTGTTGGATGAGGCTGGGCTGTGAGGCCCCTGGCCAGGGAGAGAACCAGAGAGCCTGGGAGAACATCGCTGTAGCCCTGACCACCAGCAGGAGACTGCACAGAGACtg CCCGGAGATGAACCTGAGTCAGAGTCATAACATAACTCTGGAGAGTCTGGAGTTCAACCCTCAGCAGCATGTTGGCCCTGTTACCATGGAGAGGTATGACCGTATCCGCCATTACCTCATCAAG gcGTGTGACACGCCCCTACACCCCCTGGGCAGGCTGATGGAGACCCTAGTGGCTGTCTACAGGATGACCTACGTGGGGGTGGGGGCCAACCGCCGCCTCCTACTGCAGGCTGTCAACGAGATCATGTCCTACCTGGCACGCATCTTCCAACtcgtcag GTTCCTGTTCCCAGATCTGCCTGAGGAGGGTGGAGTGATCCCTGAACCATCCTCTGACCCCCAGGACAAGAAGGATTCCAACTGCGCAGACACCCAGCTAGAATCCCCCAAACCTGG ACGTGTAGTGAGtagctcctctctgctcctgccGGTGTTACTGCCtcgtctctacccccctctcttcaCCTTGTACgccctggagaaggagagggaggacgaCGTGTACTGGGAGTGTGTCCTCCGCCTCAACAAACAGCCAGACATGGCCCTGCTCGCCTTCCTCGGAGTGCAACA
- the LOC109878171 gene encoding alsin isoform X5: protein MHQHCHGQISVMESQRKRYAAPSSGEDSSGERGLLHTWKGYSCSVTPERVLLSRPVLQAALGTRHGVLLVEGGQVYSFGEFPWKQSQVSEVGPLKPVLESALSGQRVVAVAAGNFHSGAVTEDGGVHMWGENSFGQCGLSSLTVVPNPTPVAVLDPDTSPPHTIRVLELACGEQHSLALSAQHEVWAWGSGCQLGLVTTIFPVWKPQKVEHLAGRHVLQVACGAFHSLALVRCLPPQEARRPLPDKCGQCNQLLYTMTDKEDHVIISDSHYCPLGVELLDDGEARLEPGRSPPLRLQSSPSEPLSSHTSASAPGLHPSITDHTGYERRRTVAQNGEVLTTTDSDISAAGTDSGRTVGGVGGAGSQNSPYPDDQAVKEYLKKLSDTSLAEETAKMTIARASFQPPADSLDLLTSDLLPGVMPVTTSSALNSLVSSCASAVAERVVSTCEALSLKKRINCYNPGVGGVAGAPGGVPGGFPGGPAEERVRLEESMQGKKSCSTGDIREEEAEGLSRRLSLPGLLSQVSPRLLRRASRPKVRAVPLTPVGGLPEAGELLPSLQTEVWSWGRGEEGQLGHGDNLPRLQPLCIKCLSSKEVVLVAAGAHHSLALTAQSQVFSWGSNSSGQLGHMACPTTIPRLAKLSEGIRVWDVGAGAQHTLLLADGDCYQPILYYSGQQVREAAQDAPQDQTEGYSYTQQPVLLPFCMNLGYVSGVFAGGQSCVALADRNVTGFIASLHELAAAERKFYCKLSSVKNHILRPLLDLGENYCSRYSSAGQRPWVRESLGTALGPASTVLLQSLARCYSRLCHLTGQHSASLTANLRRRREVKSLVMLEHASIFLDTYNEYCCSVGNFLVMGGFHALAKPSLDFFGKCPELLQRLAESSEENIPLSDLLVALFYLPMRHLHEYGRLLLKLGTCFEVSSVDYQQLQDGCSKFEALALHLKRRRKEAEYTYQFWKSFPGKMTVSGLDSLRKPPRRLICESSNKALTLQNSGRFSVNWFILFNDALVHAQFSTHHVFPLATLWVEPIPEENTDLYGLKVISPEETFTLLACSSMEKAKWLRSINQAVDQAMSGAGQRAEPPISRTASYTFYKDSRLKEATYEGRWLAGKPNGRGMVKWLDGRIYTGTFKNGLEDGFGDYVMPSKTLNLNDHYQGHWKEGKMHGIGTYKYATGELYEGSFQDNMRHGHGMLRSGTLNSSSPSVFIGQWVHDKKTGYGVFDDITRGEKYMGMWQDDQRQGTGVIVTQFGLYYEGAFNNNKMQGTGVLLSEDNTTYEGEFSEDWTLNGKGVLTMANGDYFEGTFTGEWGSGLKVTGSFFKPNLYDSDGDKGRAVKLGRLAVRPEQKWRAVFEECWMRLGCEAPGQGENQRAWENIAVALTTSRRLHRDCPEMNLSQSHNITLESLEFNPQQHVGPVTMERYDRIRHYLIKACDTPLHPLGRLMETLVAVYRMTYVGVGANRRLLLQAVNEIMSYLARIFQLVRFLFPDLPEEGGVIPEPSSDPQDKKDSNCADTQLESPKPGRVVSSSSLLLPVLLPRLYPPLFTLYALEKEREDDVYWECVLRLNKQPDMALLAFLGVQHKFWPVSVPVLGERTEVVSSTKDACFASATETLQQIRQFVFSTTFTPSDKLQVIQLTFEEITKEVVSSLENSFLWSMDDLFPVFLYVVLRARIRNLGSEVSLIEDLMDPCVQHGEHGIMFTTLKACYYQIQHEKTT from the exons ATGCATCAGCATTGCCATGGACAAATCTCAGTGATGGAGTCCCAGAGGAAAAGGTATGCAGCCCCGAG CTCTGGTGAGGACAGTTCAGGGGAGCGAGGTTTGCTCCACACCTGGAAGGGCTACTCCTGTAGTGTCACCCCAGAGAGAGTGCTCCTGTCCAGGCCTGTGCTGCAGGCTGCCCTGGGAACACGCCATGGGGTTCTACTGGTGGAGG GCGGGCAGGTGTACAGCTTTGGTGAGTTCCCATGGAAACAGAGCCAGGTCTCGGAGGTGGGCCCCCTGAAGCCCGTCCTAGAGAGCGCTCTCAGCGGCCAGCGCGTTGTCGCCGTGGCAGCGGGCAACTTCCACAGCGGGGCGGTTACCGAGGACGGCGGGGTCCACATGTGGGGGGAGAACTCCTTCGGCCAGTGTGGCCTGTCCAGCCTCACTGTAGTCCCCAACCCTACTCCAGTGGCTGTCCTGGACCCCGACACCAGCCCCCCTCATACCATCCGGGTCCTGGAGCTGGCCTGCGGGGAGCAGcactcccttgctctctctgccCAGCACGAGGTGTGGGCCTGGGGCAGCGGCTGCCAGCTGGGCCTGGTCACCACCATCTTCCCCGTATGGAAGCCCCAGAAGGTGGAGCACCTGGCGGGCAGACACGTCCTTCAGGTGGCCTGTGGGGCCTTCCACAGCCTTGCCTTGGTGCGTTGCCTACCACCTCAGGAGGCCCGGCGGCCCCTGCCAGACAAGTGTGGCCAGTGCAACCAGCTGCTCTACACCATGACGGACAAGGAGGACCACGTCATTATCTCAGATAGTCATTACTGCCCCCTAGGGGTGGAGTTGCTGGATGACGGAGAGGCCAGGCTGGAGCCTGGAAGGTCCCctccactcaggctccagagCTCCCCTTCAgagcccctctcctctcatacctCGGCCTCAGCGCCTGGTCTCCATCCCTCAATAACAGACCATACAGGctatgagaggaggaggacagtggCACAGAATGGGGAAGTCTTAACCACTACAGACTCTGACATCTCTGCTGCTGGGACAGACTCAGGTCGAACTGTTGGCGGTGTGGGGGGTGCAGGGTCTCAGAACTCCCCCTACCCTGATGATCAGGCAGTGAAAGAATATCTCAAGAAACTGTCTGACACCTCATTGGCTGAGGAGACTGCCAAGATGACCATAGCAAGAGCAAGTTTTCAG CCCCCAGCAGATAGCCTTGAcctcctgacctctgacctcctccctgggGTCATGCCAGTGACCACCAGCTCTGCCCTCAACAGCCTGGTCTCATCCTGTGCCTCCGCCGTGGCCGAGAGAGTGGTCTCCACCTGCGAGGCTCTGTCCCTGAAGAAGAGGATTAACTGCTACAACCCTGGGGTTGGGGGTGTAGCAGGAGCACCCGGTGGGGTGCCAGGAGGGTTTCCAGGGGGCCCCGCGGAGGAGCGGGTGCGTCTGGAGGAGTCCATGCAGGGGAAGAAGAGCTGCAGCACGGGGGATATCCGTGAGGAGGAGGCCGAGGGCCTGAGTCgacgtctctctctgcctggaCTCCTCTCTCAGG TGTCCCCCAGGTTGCTGCGGAGGGCCAGCCGGCCCAAGGTGCGAGCGGTGCCCCTCACCCCTGTGGGAGGGCTACCAGAGGCGGGGGAGCTGCTCCCCTCCCTGCAGACCGAGGTGTGGAGCTGGGGGCGTGGTGAGGAGGGCCAGCTAGGCCACGGGGACAACCTCCCCAG GCTGCAGCCACTGTGCATCAAGTGCCTGAGCAGTAAGGAGGTGGTGCTTGTGGCTGCTGGGGCACATCACTCCCTGGCCCTGACGGCACAGTCCCAG gTCTTCTCCTGGGGTAGTAACAGCTCTGGCCAGCTAGGACACATGGCGTGTCCGACTACTATCCCTCGCCTTGCCAAG CTGTCTGAGGGGATCCGTGTATGGGACGTGGGTGCGGGGGCGCAGCACACCCTCCTCCTGGCCGATGGGGACTGTTACCAGCCCATCCTTTACTATAGCGGACAGCAGGTCAGAGAGGCGGCTCAGGACGCACCCCAGGACCAGACAGAGGGGTACAGCTACACCCAGCAACCAGTGCTGCTCCCCTTCTGCATGAAC TTGGGCTACGTGAGCGGTGTTTTTGCGGGGGGCCAGAGCTGCGTGGCGCTAGCCGACCGCAACGTCACAGGTTTCATCGCCAGCCTCCATGAGCTGGCTGCTGCCGAGAGGAAGTTCTACTGCAAGCTGAGCTCTGTGAAGAACCACATCCTGCGCCCCCTGTTGGACCTGGGTGAGAACTACTGCTCCCGCTACAGCTCCGCTGGACAGAGGCCATGggtcagag AGTCGTTGGGTACAGCCCTAGGCCCGGCGTCCACAGTGCTGCTACAGAGCCTGGCGAGGTGTTATAGCCGCCTGTGCCACCTCACTGGGCAGCACTCCGCCTCGCTCACCGCCAACCTGCGCCGCCGTCGGGAGGTGAAAAGCTTGGTTATGCTGGAGCACGCCAGCATCTTCCTGGACACGTACAATGA GTACTGCTGCTCTGTGGGTAACTTCCTGGTGATGGGGGGCTTCCATGCTCTGGCCAAGCCCTCGCT AGATTTCTTTGGGAAGTGTCCAGAGCTGTTGCAGCGGCTGGCAGAGTCCAGCGAGGAGAACATTCCTCTGAGTGACCTGTTGGTGGCGCTCTTCTACCTGCCCATGAGACACCTTCACGAGTATGGCAGGCTGCTGCTCAAACTGGGAACCTGCTTCGAGGTG AGCTCAGTGGACTACCAGCAGCTGCAGGATGGCTGCTCTAAGTTTGAGGCCCTggctcttcatctgaagaggaggaggaaggaggcagAGTACACGTACCAATTCTGGAAGAGCTTCCCTGGCAAGATGACGGTCAGTGGCCTG GATTCCCTGCGTAAGCCCCCCCGGAGGCTGATCTGTGAGAGCAGTAACAAGGCCCTGACGCTACAGAACTCTGGAAGGTTCTCTGTCAACTGGTTCATCCTCTTCAATGATGCACTCGTCCACGCTCAG ttCTCCACCCACCATGTCTTCCCATTGGCCACACTGTGGGTCGAGCCCATCCCTGAGGAGAACACTGACCT GTATGGACTGAAGGTTATCTCACCTGAGGAGACCTTCACCCTGCTGGCTTGTTCTTCCATGGAGAAG GCCAAGTGGCTTCGCTCCATCAACCAGGCGGTGGACCAGGCCATGAGTGGGGCGGGGCAGAGGGCGGAGCCTCCCATCTCCCGGACCGCCTCCTACACCTTCTACAAGGACAGCCGTCTGAAGGAGGCCACCTACGAGGGCCGCTGGCTGGCCGGCAAGCCCAATGGGAG GGGAATGGTGAAGTGGCTTGATGGGAGAATTTACACGGGGACGTTCAAGAACGGACTGGAGGATGG TTTTGGAGATTACGTTATGCCCAGCAAGACGTTAAACCTGAACGACCACTATCAAGGCCACTGGAAAGAAGGGAAGATGCACGGCATCGGAACATACAA GTATGCTACAGGTGAGTTGTACGAGGGCTCGTTCCAGGACAACATGCGTCACGGACACGGGATGCTGCGCAGCGGCACGCTGAACTCCTCCTCCCCCAGCGTCTTCATCGGCCAATGGGTGCACGACAAGAAGACGGGCTACGGCGTCTTTGATGACATCACCAG AGGAGAGAAGTACATGGGCATGTGGCAGGATGACCAGCGGCAGGGCACGGGCGTCATAGTAACCCAGTTTGGCCTGTACTACGAGGGAgccttcaacaacaacaagatgCAG GGCACAGGGGTCTTGCTGTCTGAGGACAACACCACATATGAAGGAGAGTTCTCGGAGGACTGGACTCTCAACGGAAAG GGTGTGCTGACCATGGCTAATGGGGACTACTTTGAGGGCACCTTCACCGGGGAGTGGGGCTCCGGCCTGAAGGTCACCGGATCCTTCTTCAAACCCAACCTCTACGACTCAGACGGGGACAAGGGCCGCGCAGT TAAGCTGGGGCGCCTGGCGGTGCGTCCGGAGCAGAAGTGGAGGGCAGTGTTTGAGGAGTGTTGGATGAGGCTGGGCTGTGAGGCCCCTGGCCAGGGAGAGAACCAGAGAGCCTGGGAGAACATCGCTGTAGCCCTGACCACCAGCAGGAGACTGCACAGAGACtg CCCGGAGATGAACCTGAGTCAGAGTCATAACATAACTCTGGAGAGTCTGGAGTTCAACCCTCAGCAGCATGTTGGCCCTGTTACCATGGAGAGGTATGACCGTATCCGCCATTACCTCATCAAG gcGTGTGACACGCCCCTACACCCCCTGGGCAGGCTGATGGAGACCCTAGTGGCTGTCTACAGGATGACCTACGTGGGGGTGGGGGCCAACCGCCGCCTCCTACTGCAGGCTGTCAACGAGATCATGTCCTACCTGGCACGCATCTTCCAACtcgtcag GTTCCTGTTCCCAGATCTGCCTGAGGAGGGTGGAGTGATCCCTGAACCATCCTCTGACCCCCAGGACAAGAAGGATTCCAACTGCGCAGACACCCAGCTAGAATCCCCCAAACCTGG ACGTGTAGTGAGtagctcctctctgctcctgccGGTGTTACTGCCtcgtctctacccccctctcttcaCCTTGTACgccctggagaaggagagggaggacgaCGTGTACTGGGAGTGTGTCCTCCGCCTCAACAAACAGCCAGACATGGCCCTGCTCGCCTTCCTCGGAGTGCAACA